GCCAGCTTCAGCACTTTCGGGATGGCGTAGACGGGACCCAGCCCCATTTCTTCTGGCTTGTAGCCCGCGGTGGCATAGGCGACGAGACGTCCGAGCGGCTTCAGTCCTAGCGCCTTGGCGCGCTCGTCGGACATGATGACCGCCGCGGCCGCGCCGTCAGACATCTGCGATGAGTTTCCGGCGGTCACCGTGCCCTTCATGTGGAAGGCCGGCTTGAGCGCGCCGAGGGCTTCGAGCGTGGTGTCGGCGCGCGGGCCTTCGTCCGTCTTGAAGGTAATCTCCACGCGCTTCGGCTTGGCGCCGTTCGGCGTGGTGAAGCTGACCGGCACGGGAACGGATTCGTCTTCGAACTTTCCGGCGGCGATGGCGGCGAGCGCCTTCCGGTGCGAATCCAGCGAGAACTCGTCGGCTTGCTGGCGCGTGATGCCAAAGCGCTGCGCCAGCCGTTCGGCGGTGAGTCCCATCGAGAGGTAGGCGTCGGGGTAATTCGCGATCAGCCACGGATTCGCCGAGACCTTATGGCCGCCCATCGGGATCATGGTCATGGATTCCACACCGCCGGCGACCACGACTTCCGCGCCGCCGCCGCGGATGCGGTCGCTAGCCAGCGCGATCGCCTGTAATCCCGAAGAGCAGAAGCGATTGATGGTCATGGCGGAGACTTCGACCGGCAGCCCGGCGCGCAGCGAAGCGATGCGGGCGACGTTCATCCCTTGCTCCGCCTCGGGCATGGCGCAGCCGAGGATGACGTCTTCGATGTCTTTAGTCTCGAGAGCTGGCACTCGAGCCAAAGCACCAGAAATCGCGACAGCGGCAAGGTCGTCTGGCCGTGTGGCGCGCAGCGTGCCTTTGTAGGCCTTGCCTACGGGCGTTCTAACGGAACTGACTATGACTGCATCACGCATAAAACCCTTTCACCGCCGCGGCGCGGGAAGCGCCGAGATAAATCGAAAATCGACAATCGTCAATTGCGTAGCGTCTTTCCCGTCTTGAGCGTGTACTGGATGCGTTCCTGCGTCTTCTTCTCGCCGCAGAGCGACTTGAACGCCTCGCGTTCGAGATCGAGCAAGTACTGCTCGCTCACCGGCGTCCCCGGCGAGACGGCGCCACCGCACAGCACTTCGGCGACTTTGCTGGCGATCTTCACTTCGTGGTCGGAGATGTACTCGCCCTGCCGCATTAGATGGACGCCGAGCTTTAACGTCGCAAGGATGCTCTCGCCGGGCGCGGGAATGTCCGTGCGCATGACCGGCGGCCGGTAGCTGCGGACGAGTTCCAGCGCTTTCAACTTCGCGTCGGTGAGGACGCGGTCGCGGTTCATGGTGATCTCGTCGGACTCATGCAGGAAGCCGAGGCCGCGGCCTTCTTCCGCCGACGTCGTGACCTTGGCCATCGCCACGGTCTCGAACGCCTTTTTCATCGCTTCCATGATCTCGACCGATTCACCGCGGCCGCCCGGCCGGAGCGCTTCCGCTTGTTCCACGGCGCGCAGCGTCATCTCTTTGCAGCCGCCGCCGCCGGGGATGAGTCCCACGCCGACTTCGACCATCCCCAGGTAGAGTTCCGCGTGCGGCTGGCGCGCGGCGCCGTGCAGCGTGACCTCGCAGCCGCCGCCGAGCGTCATGCCGAAAGGCGCGACCACCACCGGCTTGGGCGAGAACTTGATGGCCTGCGTCATGCCCTGGAACTGGCGGATCATCAGCTCGATGTCGTCCCACTCCTCTTCCTGGACGGCCATGAGCAGCAGCATGATGTTGGCGCCGACGGAGAAATGCTGCGCGTCGTTGGTGATGACGAAGGCGTCGAAGTTCGCGCCGATGTCAGAGCCCGGTTTCAGCGTCTGCTGGACGAGCTGGATGATGTCGCCGCCGAGCGCGTTCATCTTGGAATGGAACTCGATGCAGCCGACACCGTCGCCGAGGTCGACGAGCGACGCGCCCGCGTTCTTCTTCACCACTTTCGTTCCGCCGCGCTTCGCGACGGCGACCGACCACACGCCTTCGGGGACGTCCACCGGCTTATAACCGAGCTTGGCAAGATCGAAGTAAGAGCGGCCGGAGGGGACTTCGGGATGTTCCTGATACCAGCTGGCCGCGCCGCCGGCCAGCAGCTTCTCCACATTCGCCGCGACCGGCTTGCCTTCCTTCTTCATGCGCGCGACGGTCTGCGGCACGCCGGCAGCATCCCACAACTCGAACGGGCCCAGCTCCCAGTTGAAGCCGAGCTTCATGGCGCGATCGATCTCGACCACGGTGTCCGAGATCTCGGGGATGCGGTTGGCGGCGTACGTCCAGAGGTCGGAGAGCGTGGTCCAGTAGAAGGCGGCGGCCTTGTCTTTTGCCGGATCTCCGCTGAACAACATCTTGAGACGCTCGGGCAGCGACTCAATGCTCTTGGCCATCTCGAGTTGCGGAAACTTCGGCTTCTTGCGCGGCGCGTACTCGAGTGTCTTCCAATCGAGGGCGAGGCGGTCTTGTCCTTCCGGAGCGCCCTTTACGCGCTTGTAGAATCCTCCGCCGGTCTTGTCGCCGAGGAGCTTGCGCTCGAGCATCTGCTGATAAAACGCGGGGACGGCGAGGTCGGAGCGTTCGTCCGAGAGCGTGGCTTTGCCGCTCGCTTGACCGTCGGCCGCGACCCTGACCGATGTCAGGTTCGCGACCACATGGCCCAGGATATCGAGTCCGACCAGATCGATGGTGCGGAAGGTGGCGGACTTGGGCCAGCCGACGGCCGTGCCGGTGAGCGCGTCCACGTCTTCGATGGAGAGATCGAGCTCCTGCATCACGCGCATCACGTTCAGCACGCTGAAGGTGCCGATGCGGTTAGCGATGAAGTTGGGTGTGTCCTTGGCGTGGACGATGCCCTTGCCGAGACGCACGTCGCCGAAGCGGCTGACGGCTTCGACCGCGGCCGGGTCGCTATCGGGCGTGGTGATGAGCTCGAGCAGGCGCATGTAGCGCGGCGGATTGAAGAAGTGCGTGCCGAACCACGACTTGCGAAAGTCTTCGGAAAAACCTTCGGCGATCTTCGCGACCGGCAGTCCGCTGGTGTTGGTGGTGATGATGGCGCCGGGGCGGCGGACGGCTTCCACCTTCTTCAGCAGGCCGCGCTTGATCTCAAGGTTCTCCGCGACGGCTTCAATGATCCAGTCAGCCTGCTGCAGCAGCGCGAGGTCATCCTCGAAATTGCCGATGGTGACCAGGCGCGCGGCGGCGGCGGTAAAGAACGCCGCCGGCTTGGACTTTTTCGCGGCCTCGAGGCCGGCGCTGACGATCTTGTTGCGGTCGGCTTTGGGTGCGTCCGGCGCCGTGCCGGGCGGGACGATATCCAGCAGGAAGCAGGGAACACCGGCGTTGGCCAGGTGCGCGGCGATGCGCGCGCCCATGGTTCCGGCGCCCAGGACCGCGACCTTGTCGATACGTTTATGCATTAAGGACGGGTATTACCCGCGACCTGCCACTGACATGCGGCAAGGCTACGCCTTTCTGGAATAGCTCGCTGGAAACGTCCCACCGAAGGACGGGGACCAACTACGGCAGACCGCGGATTGGATGAAGAACTCCGGCGGGCTGGATGGTCGGCAGTGGCGGCTCTGGTCCACGCTGAGGCTCCGGTGCTGCTCGGGCAAGGTTCGTGGCCGACGGACGAAGGTTGAGGAATGGCACGCGCCGCGTGAATGTGGGGGTGAGGATGGCACAACGGCGCGTGCCGCATTAATTGGGATAATCCTACTGAATGAACCATCATTCAGTCAAGCGAAAGCGGCCCGACAAACTGCTGCGCGCTGAAAAACCATCCCAAAATCCTGCTTGACACGCAATGGGCCGGTGATGTATTTAACCATCTAGCTATGTAACCAGTTGGTTTCGTATGACGGGTTGCAGGAGTAGCGGGTGACTTCAGACCACCTCAGCAGCACCTTTGCCGCACTTGCCGACCCTACGCGGCGCGCGATCCTGGCTCGCCTGACTGCGGGCGAGGCTTCGGTGACGCAACTGGCGGAGCCCTTCGAGATGAGCATGCCGGCGGTATCCAAACATCTCAAAGTGCTGGAGCGAGCCGGGCTGATCGCGCGCGGGCGCGAGGCGCAGTGGCGTCCGTGCCGGCTCAAGGCGGCGCGGTTGAAAGAAGTATCCGACTGGGTCGCGCACTACCAGCGCTTCTGGTCGGAGAGCTTCGACCGTCTGGACGAATACCTCAAGGAGATGCAGCAGAAGGAATCGCGTTTCGAAATGACGTCCGAAAAGACATCCGCAAAAATAAAGGAATCGAAGACGAAGGAGAAGAAAGATGACAGTAAATAGCAGCCTGCTCGCGGTAACCATGCCCAACGACACAGACATCCTGATGGCGCGCGAGTTCAACGCGCCGCGCGAACTCGTCTTCGCAGCCTGGACCGATCCCAAGCACGTGCCGCAATGGCTGCTTGGCCCCGAGGGTTGGACGATGCCGGTGTGCGAGATCGACCTGCGTCCCGGCGGCAAGTGGCACTGGGTCTGGCGCAAAGCCGACGGCTGTGAGATGGAGATGCGCGGTGAGTATCGCGTGGTCAAGCCACCGGAGCGGCTCGTCAGCACGGAACGCTGGCAAGGCGACTGGCCGGAGACCATCAACACACTCGTCCTGACCGAAAAGGACGGCAAGACCACTGCCAGCATGACCGTCCATTACCCGTCGAAAGAAGCGCGCGACGCCGCGTTCAAGACCGGCATGGCGGGCGGCGTGGAAGTCAGCTTCAATCGTCTCGACGGCTATCTGAAGGAGATGCAGAAGGAGAAGGGCCATGTCCGTTAGCAAGACGAACTACGAGAACCCAGGCGCAGTGGCTGACGACCGCGAGGTCGTGATCGAGCGCACCTTCAACGCGCCGGTGGAGAAGGTATGGCGCGCGCTCACCGACGAGACGCAGATGAAGCAGTGGTACTTCCCGCAGATGCCGGCGTTCCAGCCGGTGGTCGGCTTCGAGACCAAGGTGGACGTGCCGCACGAGGGCAAGGTCTATGAACATCTCTGGAAGGTCACCGAGGCGGTGCCCAACCGGAAGATCGCGTACACATGGAAGTACGTGGGATATCCGGGCGAGTCGGTGGTGAGTTTCGAGCTGTTTCCAGAAGGCCAGAAGACGAGACTGAAGTTGAGCCACACGGGGCTCGATACGTTCCTGCCGAAGCAGCATCCGGAGATGGCGAGCAAGAACTTCTTTGGCGGCTGGACGCACTTTGGCGGCGAGCTGGCGAAGTTCCTCGAGAAACAGGAAGCGCGCTAGCGTGCGCGGGCGAGCACCAGCGTGATGTCGTCGGGCTGTTCGCCTGCGCCGATCCAATCCTGCACCGCTTGCAGGACCTCTTCCGACATCCGCGCCAGCGGCGCGCGCTGGTGTGCGCGGACGATCTCGAGCAGGCGCTCGGTGCCGAACTCTCCGAAGTCGTTTTCCGGCTCGATCACGCCGTCGGAGAAGGCCACAAAAACGTCGCCCGGACGCAGCGCGATGGAAGCGTCTTCATACTTGGGTTTGGGGAAGAGGCCGACCATGAGTCCGGAGGCGGCGTCGAGTTTGCGCACCGAGCCATCGGCGCTGACGATGTAGGGTGGCAGGTGGCCACCGTTGGCGTAGGTCATGGTGCGCTGTGGCTCGTCGTAGATGCCGAGGAAGAGCGTGGCGTATTTTTCCATCGGCGTGGTCTCGTAGAGATGGCGATTGAGCAGCGCGAGCGCGGAGGCGGGCGACTGCGTCGCATGCGCCATGAGCGCCGCGTTCTCGCCCCCCGGAGCGGCGGCTGCGTGGGTGAAGGCAGGGAGCGCGGCGCGTCCCAGACGCTCGTACGCGCGCACCGCGGAGTGCACCGTCGCCATCATGAGCGCCGCCGAGATGCCTTTGCCGCTGATATCGCCCACGGCGATGCCCAGCTTGCCTTCGCCAAAGGGCAAGAAATCGTAGTAGTCGCCACTCACGGTGCGCGCCGGTCTGCAGATGCCGTGCAGTTCGAGCGTGGGCAGGCCTTCGGCGGAGTGCGGGAAGAGCTGGTCCTGCACCTCCTGCGCGATGGCGAGCTCGCCTTGCATGCGTTCCTTCTCCTTTTGCGTGAGGATGAGGCGCTCGATGTCTTCCGTCATGGCGTTGAACGAGCGCTGTAGCTCGGCCAGCTGGTCGCGCCCTTCGACGTGGATGCGATGGCTGAAGTCACCACCCTTGATACGCAGCGTGGCGCGATAAAGGTTTGAGATGCTCCTGGTGATGGTGCGCGAGAGTCCGAGGCCGAGCGAAAGCGCGATGATCTCGATGATGGCGAAGACGATCGCGACGATCGCCAACACGATCGCTATGCCAACGCCCCATCCCGCCAGCCCACGAAAGAGCCGGCTGTAGAGGACAGAACCGCGAGTGCGCACTTGCAGCAACGCTGTGCCCAGATCCCCGTCATCCCAATCCACTGTTCCGACCAACGATCCGAAGGTGCGTTCTGTGTCCCACCCAAAGGCGGGATTTGGCAGCGATCCGCCTTCGACCGGCGAGAGGACGATGCGGGGCCGGAGCTGGCGGGACTGAGTCGGCGCGGGCGCGGAGGCGGAAGAGTCTTCGACGTTGAAGTCCACTTGGCTACTAACCTGACTACTATCCGAAAAGCGCACCAGGCCGGTGTTCCGGGCGGTGCGGTCGAGCAGCGTCCGATCGAGCGACTCGCTCGCGACCAGAAGCGCCGGCACCCCACCTCGCTGGAAATGCTTGATGACGCGCAGATAAAGTTTTCCGTTATCGTTGGCGACGATTTGCCGGTCTTCCTTCGCCCACGTGGGTCTTGCGAACGTGGGTGGATCCGGCGCGGACAGAACATGCTGGGCGTCGGTGCCCTCCCACAACGCGATCTCCGTAGTGGGGAACTGAGCACGGAAGGTCCGCCAGGCCGGGCTGTCAGCGAGAGCGCCAGGTTTCTTCCCGATCGAAGCCTCGCCTGCAAGCATATTGGCGCCGACCCGCAGAGCATTGAGTTCGCCATGCAGGTCCGCGCTCACGACCGATGCCGCGTACTGATTGCCAATCAAGTAAAAGGCGGTTCCTGCCAATACCACGAGCAGCACGATGGGGATCACGCCGATGAAGAAGTAGGTTACGAGCAGCCGGCGGCGCAAGCTCCACAGAAAACGCTGCCGGAACCAACGGATGAGCAGCGCGAACAGCAACACGCCCGTCACGATGCGGCCGGCGTTGAACCACCACTGGGCGAATCCGATGCCGGCGGCGTTGGCGCCGCTCCAGCGCAACCCCAGCAGCAACAACCCAAACAGCAGCGTGATGCCGGCGGCGTAGCCGGCAAGCTGCGCGAGGCGCGTCTGCGGGATGAAGCGGCGCGAGATGCCGCGCGCCAGCAGGATTCGCCGCAGGGACCGGTTGGAGTGTTCTGTCATCTGGTCTCTGGATTATATGTGGTGAGCGCGTTCTGTCCCGGGCGGCGTTTTTTGCGACCTGCGGCCGTTAGTGGTGGATACGCGGTGGGAGCCCGCCCGGTTCAGGG
This portion of the Acidobacteriota bacterium genome encodes:
- a CDS encoding acetyl-CoA C-acyltransferase encodes the protein MRDAVIVSSVRTPVGKAYKGTLRATRPDDLAAVAISGALARVPALETKDIEDVILGCAMPEAEQGMNVARIASLRAGLPVEVSAMTINRFCSSGLQAIALASDRIRGGGAEVVVAGGVESMTMIPMGGHKVSANPWLIANYPDAYLSMGLTAERLAQRFGITRQQADEFSLDSHRKALAAIAAGKFEDESVPVPVSFTTPNGAKPKRVEITFKTDEGPRADTTLEALGALKPAFHMKGTVTAGNSSQMSDGAAAAVIMSDERAKALGLKPLGRLVAYATAGYKPEEMGLGPVYAIPKVLKLAGLTLSDIAVFELNEAFAAQALSVIQEAGLPLDKINPNGGAIALGHPLGCTGAKLVASILRELERRQAKYGIVTMCVGGGMGAA
- a CDS encoding 3-hydroxyacyl-CoA dehydrogenase NAD-binding domain-containing protein — encoded protein: MHKRIDKVAVLGAGTMGARIAAHLANAGVPCFLLDIVPPGTAPDAPKADRNKIVSAGLEAAKKSKPAAFFTAAAARLVTIGNFEDDLALLQQADWIIEAVAENLEIKRGLLKKVEAVRRPGAIITTNTSGLPVAKIAEGFSEDFRKSWFGTHFFNPPRYMRLLELITTPDSDPAAVEAVSRFGDVRLGKGIVHAKDTPNFIANRIGTFSVLNVMRVMQELDLSIEDVDALTGTAVGWPKSATFRTIDLVGLDILGHVVANLTSVRVAADGQASGKATLSDERSDLAVPAFYQQMLERKLLGDKTGGGFYKRVKGAPEGQDRLALDWKTLEYAPRKKPKFPQLEMAKSIESLPERLKMLFSGDPAKDKAAAFYWTTLSDLWTYAANRIPEISDTVVEIDRAMKLGFNWELGPFELWDAAGVPQTVARMKKEGKPVAANVEKLLAGGAASWYQEHPEVPSGRSYFDLAKLGYKPVDVPEGVWSVAVAKRGGTKVVKKNAGASLVDLGDGVGCIEFHSKMNALGGDIIQLVQQTLKPGSDIGANFDAFVITNDAQHFSVGANIMLLLMAVQEEEWDDIELMIRQFQGMTQAIKFSPKPVVVAPFGMTLGGGCEVTLHGAARQPHAELYLGMVEVGVGLIPGGGGCKEMTLRAVEQAEALRPGGRGESVEIMEAMKKAFETVAMAKVTTSAEEGRGLGFLHESDEITMNRDRVLTDAKLKALELVRSYRPPVMRTDIPAPGESILATLKLGVHLMRQGEYISDHEVKIASKVAEVLCGGAVSPGTPVSEQYLLDLEREAFKSLCGEKKTQERIQYTLKTGKTLRN
- a CDS encoding metalloregulator ArsR/SmtB family transcription factor — protein: MTSDHLSSTFAALADPTRRAILARLTAGEASVTQLAEPFEMSMPAVSKHLKVLERAGLIARGREAQWRPCRLKAARLKEVSDWVAHYQRFWSESFDRLDEYLKEMQQKESRFEMTSEKTSAKIKESKTKEKKDDSK
- a CDS encoding SRPBCC family protein, which produces MTVNSSLLAVTMPNDTDILMAREFNAPRELVFAAWTDPKHVPQWLLGPEGWTMPVCEIDLRPGGKWHWVWRKADGCEMEMRGEYRVVKPPERLVSTERWQGDWPETINTLVLTEKDGKTTASMTVHYPSKEARDAAFKTGMAGGVEVSFNRLDGYLKEMQKEKGHVR
- a CDS encoding SRPBCC domain-containing protein, which gives rise to MSVSKTNYENPGAVADDREVVIERTFNAPVEKVWRALTDETQMKQWYFPQMPAFQPVVGFETKVDVPHEGKVYEHLWKVTEAVPNRKIAYTWKYVGYPGESVVSFELFPEGQKTRLKLSHTGLDTFLPKQHPEMASKNFFGGWTHFGGELAKFLEKQEAR
- a CDS encoding SpoIIE family protein phosphatase; this translates as MTEHSNRSLRRILLARGISRRFIPQTRLAQLAGYAAGITLLFGLLLLGLRWSGANAAGIGFAQWWFNAGRIVTGVLLFALLIRWFRQRFLWSLRRRLLVTYFFIGVIPIVLLVVLAGTAFYLIGNQYAASVVSADLHGELNALRVGANMLAGEASIGKKPGALADSPAWRTFRAQFPTTEIALWEGTDAQHVLSAPDPPTFARPTWAKEDRQIVANDNGKLYLRVIKHFQRGGVPALLVASESLDRTLLDRTARNTGLVRFSDSSQVSSQVDFNVEDSSASAPAPTQSRQLRPRIVLSPVEGGSLPNPAFGWDTERTFGSLVGTVDWDDGDLGTALLQVRTRGSVLYSRLFRGLAGWGVGIAIVLAIVAIVFAIIEIIALSLGLGLSRTITRSISNLYRATLRIKGGDFSHRIHVEGRDQLAELQRSFNAMTEDIERLILTQKEKERMQGELAIAQEVQDQLFPHSAEGLPTLELHGICRPARTVSGDYYDFLPFGEGKLGIAVGDISGKGISAALMMATVHSAVRAYERLGRAALPAFTHAAAAPGGENAALMAHATQSPASALALLNRHLYETTPMEKYATLFLGIYDEPQRTMTYANGGHLPPYIVSADGSVRKLDAASGLMVGLFPKPKYEDASIALRPGDVFVAFSDGVIEPENDFGEFGTERLLEIVRAHQRAPLARMSEEVLQAVQDWIGAGEQPDDITLVLARAR